One genomic segment of Heptranchias perlo isolate sHepPer1 chromosome 3, sHepPer1.hap1, whole genome shotgun sequence includes these proteins:
- the si:dkey-29h14.10 gene encoding uncharacterized protein si:dkey-29h14.10 yields MSGIEVTSGGMAQSDLRRHYHKLGTSMPPAVVEQITYFLYSTRILSQYELNVINSKSEMLPKASELLSAVIRKGQKACGIFYQALKMCDPHLSEQIVGKQVNSTSNTLAASSFLRPTPSKIPHVSMLPSLVEASSPQRQFQSPVICKICICNSSLNNCIFGSNNNVSIMTSTSLSDSDNFVEPATSTNTEHGKDLDVFPESHMCSTSNEMGTSSTEAIQVENDIEIVKSKLRNMTVGDRNTFTVVEEFSDEDDNEDEEKELEESEENDGEEKEDTEQLTSSQK; encoded by the exons ATGTCTGGCATTGAAGTGACCTCAGGCGGGATGGCACAATCCG ATTTGCGCAGGCATTACCATAAGCTCGGTACGTCAATGCCCCCAGCAGTGGTAGAACagatcacatatttcctgtacaGTACCCGGATTCTCAGCCAATATGAACTTAATGTCATCAACTCCAAGTCTGAAATGCTTCCAAAGGCATCCGAGTTACTTTCTGCCGTCATCCGAAAAGGGCAGAAAGCCTGTGGCATCTTCTACCAGGCGCTTAAAATGTGTGATCCACATCTGAGCGAACAAATAGTCGGAAAGCAAG TTAATTCTACTAGTAACACACTTGCAGCTTCTTCTTTCCTGAGGCCAACTCCTTCCA AAATACCTCATGTTTCAATGCTGCCAAGCCTTGTAGAAGCATCGTCCCCTCAGA GACAGTTCCAGTCTCCAGTAATATGCAAGATCTGCATCTGCAACTCAAGTCTGAACAATTGCATCTTTGGTTCTAACAACAATGTGTCCATTATGACGAGTACGTCGTTATCTGACTCAGATAACTTTGTGGAGCCAGCAACGAGTACAAACACAGAACATG GAAAGGACCTGGATGTGTTCCCCGAGTCTCACATGTGCAGCACTTCCAATGAAATGGGCACAAGTAGCACAGAAGCCATCCAAGTGGAAAATGATATAGAAATTGTCAAATCCAAATTGAGAAATATGACTGTTGGAGACAGAAATACGTTCACAGTAGTGGAGGAATTCAGCGATGAAGATGATaatgaggatgaggagaaggagctagAAGAGTCTGAAGAAAATGACGGTGAAGAGAAAGAAGATACAGAGCAATTAACAAGTAGCCAAAAGTAG